The following nucleotide sequence is from Vibrio sp. VB16.
TTTGGCCTTATTTTCGCGCCATATTAAATCCCAAATAGTTGGAAAATTAACATGCGTATTGCCATCTTATCTCGCAATGAATCTTTATATTCTACTCGCCGTTTAAAGGAAGCGGGCGAAGCTAGAGGCCACCAAGTCGATATCATTGATACATTACATTGCTATATGGATATTACCAGTAGCAATCCTAGAGTTCGTTATCACGGCGAAAGTTTACCGCCTTATGATGCAGTGATTCCGCGCATTGGCGCATCCATCACTTTTTACGGTACCGCTGTCGTCAGGCAGTTTGAGGTGATGGGCACTTTTTGTATCAACGAATCTGTGGCGATAAGCCGCTCTCGTGACAAATTGAGATCGCTACAACTGCTATCACGTAAGGGTATTGGACTTCCAAAAACAGGTTTTGCTAGCAAACCAGACAAGATCCAAGACCTTATTAAGAATGTCGGTGGAGCGCCGGTTGTTATCAAGCTACTCGAAGGGACTCAAGGTATTGGCGTTGTTTTAGCTGAGACAAATAAAGCCGCTGAGAGTGTTATTGAAGCATTTATGGGACTAAAAGCGAATATTCTCGTTCAAGAATTCATTGAAGAAGCCGGCGGTGCCGATATTCGTTGTTTTGTAGTTGGTAATCGAGTGATTGCTGCGATGAAGCGTCAAGCAGGTGAAGGCGAATTCCGTTCCAATCTGCACCGCGGTGGCTCAGCTCAGTTAGTACGCCTAACAAAAGAAGAACGTCTTACAGCGGTTAACGCAGCGAAAGCCATGGGCCTCAACCTCTGTGGCGTTGATATTCTGCAGTCAAACAATGGCCCAGTCGTCATGGAAGTCAATTCATCTCCCGGTCTAGAAGGAATAGAAACCGCAACAGGAAAAGATGTTGCAGGAATGATTTTTGATTTTATTGAAAAAACAGCGAAACCAAATGCAAATAAAACTCGAGGAAAAGGGTGATGGCAAGCCGCCTATCGATAGCTGGCACTGAGATTTTAGCAGGTACAAAGTGTCAAATTAGTATCCCAGTGGCCAAATTATATACCAACACGGAGCTGTCCATTCCTGTTCATGTACAAAGAGCCGTAAAGAAAGGACCAACTGTATTCGTAAGCGCGGCAATACATGGTGATGAACTAAATGGTATAGAGATCATTCGCAGACTAATAGAAGCAAACTTGAACATAATCAGAGGAACGCTAATTCTCGTTCCAATGGTCAATGTATACGGCGTGCTTAATCAAAGTCGCTATCTGCCAGATAGAAGAGATCTAAACCGGTGTTTTCCTGGGTCAGCGAAAGGGTCTTTAGCGGCAAGGCTTGCGCAAGATTTTATGCAGAATGTCGTAGAGCATTGTGACTACGGAATCGATATACATACAGGCGCCATTCATCGTTCAAACCTGCCCCAAATTAGAGCCGATTTGAGTGATGATAAAACATTAGAGCTTGCCCAAGCATTTGGCGTTCCAGTGTTACTTAATTCTGTATTGAGAGATGGGTCTCTTCGAGAGGCCGCCACGAGCAGAGGAACGCGTATTCTATTATATGAGGCAGGGGAAGCACTGCGTTTTGATGAGCTGTCTATCCAAGCCGGGTTTAAAGGTGTTCAAAAAGTATTAATGGGGCTCGGACTCCTGCGAAAACGTCCGAGTAAACGAAAGATTGAACCTTACATCGCCAATAAAAGTGACTGGATAAGAGCCGCAGGAAGTGGGTTTGTTCATGAATTTGTGAAACTTGGAGAACAGGTGGAAAAGGGACAGATTCTTGCTGAGATTAACTCACCTCTAGGAGAGTTGATTCATAAGGCCGTGTCTACACGTTCAGGGATCATAATCGGCAA
It contains:
- the rimK gene encoding 30S ribosomal protein S6--L-glutamate ligase; the encoded protein is MRIAILSRNESLYSTRRLKEAGEARGHQVDIIDTLHCYMDITSSNPRVRYHGESLPPYDAVIPRIGASITFYGTAVVRQFEVMGTFCINESVAISRSRDKLRSLQLLSRKGIGLPKTGFASKPDKIQDLIKNVGGAPVVIKLLEGTQGIGVVLAETNKAAESVIEAFMGLKANILVQEFIEEAGGADIRCFVVGNRVIAAMKRQAGEGEFRSNLHRGGSAQLVRLTKEERLTAVNAAKAMGLNLCGVDILQSNNGPVVMEVNSSPGLEGIETATGKDVAGMIFDFIEKTAKPNANKTRGKG
- a CDS encoding succinylglutamate desuccinylase/aspartoacylase family protein, with the translated sequence MASRLSIAGTEILAGTKCQISIPVAKLYTNTELSIPVHVQRAVKKGPTVFVSAAIHGDELNGIEIIRRLIEANLNIIRGTLILVPMVNVYGVLNQSRYLPDRRDLNRCFPGSAKGSLAARLAQDFMQNVVEHCDYGIDIHTGAIHRSNLPQIRADLSDDKTLELAQAFGVPVLLNSVLRDGSLREAATSRGTRILLYEAGEALRFDELSIQAGFKGVQKVLMGLGLLRKRPSKRKIEPYIANKSDWIRAAGSGFVHEFVKLGEQVEKGQILAEINSPLGELIHKAVSTRSGIIIGKQNIPLVQEGDAMFHVAYFGKDENDVAEHIEMMHDSILL